TTGTCCTCTTATTATATGCATCTTAAGCTGCAGCTTCATGTCAATATTTAGCAGGATGCGCTTACAAATTTTTATTAATAACTAGTCATCGTGATGTTTATGTTGAACCTCATAAACAGGTCCTCCACACATACCACATGATGTGCTTGTTCATATCTTCAGTTTTCTGGACATGCGTTCTCTGGTAGCAGCTGGTCTCGTTTGCTGGTATTCTTTTCTTCTCTCCTGTACATATACTATTTCCAAACATTCGCTAGTTCTTGTCATTGACACTTTCTTATTTCCTAGAAGGTCATGGAATTCATCGGCAAACGACAATGAACTGTGGAAAATGAACTACTCCCTTTTCTTTAGCATATCCGATGTGAGTTCCGGCAGCATGCCTATATCCAGTGTACATAACAGTCATGGTCTTGTTGTGCAGACTAGCGCCGATCCAGTATTTCATGATCCCAATTTGAACTGGAAAGAGGTTTTCCACAAGAAGCATGCAGGTGATTCTCTCTTATGCTAGTATTCTCGATGTAATTTTCACTCACGATTTTATAATGGTCCCCTCTAAACATGGCTGAATTATTGTTACTACAGAATATATAAACTGGAGTTCTGCATCAAATAGAGCAATATGTCGACAATGTCGTTCAATTCTTTGGCTGAGCAGCTTGACATGCGCCGCTCCACACCATTGTCTCAAGAATGGAAAGGATGAAGTAAAAGTAGTGCCTCTATTACCCTATGCAGTAAGTGCTTCTACCTTTTATGGTCAATACTTTGTTTTTGTGGTGGGTTTAAGTTTGCACATAAATGGTTCATAGATTTTATTTTCAGTTTACCATTAAACATTGTGTTAGAAACTTATTAACCGTAATAGCCATTTTCTGATTGATCAATTGAGTGATTGTTACTTTTATACCATTTTGCTCTGCTCTTTCATCTGATATTCTGGTGTAACATTTAATCATCTGATTTCACTCTTTCATGGGCCAGGTTGCTTGTTACATATTGAATGCTCATGATCGGCCATCGTCATCATCCGATTGTGATGATAAAGATAGTGATTCTGAAGATAATGTGCCCAGACGGTTTTGGAATTCTCATGTTGAGTGAGTTGGCATGTAAATGTGGCATAGCTTTTCTGTATACCATTTGAATTTCTGGTGGTTTCTTAAGTTGTATCATTGTATGCTTAGACGCACTGTTGTAATTCACTACTAGTAGGAGAAAGGCTCAACGAAAACTTGACCTTTTACTACAATGCTGTTGTCAATAGAACAATTGCCGCAAGAGCGATTGTTGATAGAGACAATAATTCTGAAGATATACTACGGCCACAGCTTCCCACACCAAAAGCATGATCAAACCCCAAAATAGCCGCTCAGTCTTCCACTCAATGCTTTGTTTGCTATTTGTCTCCACCAAGCAACGTGCACAGATCATTTTGAAGTGCTCTTCACATCGTTGAGTAGATTCAGATGAAAACGTAAATGTTAACATCTTTGAGTAAGTTTTGGACTGCAATTCAGATGAAAACATAAATGTTCTGCGCCGTTGTAAGTATATTGTAATACAGAGCAACTGCATGTTGGAACTGAGAAAGTTAAACCAGCAGCTTTGGCACAGACATGACATGTCAAGCCAAACACAAAAACAACGAATGATTTAAACCCCAGGGGTACATCCATATCTAGCACCAAAGAACCACATTATAGCAAGTCTCCACACACCACTAACATGACTCCCACTGATAATAGCATTCTAACACCGACAAGTTGCAATTGAGGTTGCTACCTTAAACCATTCCCAAGATAGGTTACAGAGCAAAAGCTGGCATAACATAAGTTCGTAGAAGCAGGCACGTCACAACTAGTCGACTACTGACCGTGCCAGGATTTGACCAAACAGGTATCTACTATCAACTACAGATATGGAATCACAACCATCCTTGAAAACCGACGAGTAGTGGTCAACAGAGAAGATAAATCTGCCCAGATAGTCTATCCACCGCTCTAATGCTTCTTGTCTTTCGACGGACCCTTGGGAA
This Lolium perenne isolate Kyuss_39 chromosome 1, Kyuss_2.0, whole genome shotgun sequence DNA region includes the following protein-coding sequences:
- the LOC127326390 gene encoding F-box protein At5g52880: MPVRRRAPQRLVARRQETAVVKRYTEMGIAAALSRPWDYPTACCELAELLRHGYADLPKAAQALVAGDVLIAFRLLPDVQTGYALAAANGLLQAVEVSLPKQKKSQAVSEFKCSVIAHKRRARVQEEPGPPHIPHDVLVHIFSFLDMRSLVAAGLVCWSWNSSANDNELWKMNYSLFFSISDVSSGSMPISSVHNSHGLVVQTSADPVFHDPNLNWKEVFHKKHAEYINWSSASNRAICRQCRSILWLSSLTCAAPHHCLKNGKDEVKVVPLLPYAVACYILNAHDRPSSSSDCDDKDSDSEDNVPRRFWNSHVE